From the Cryptomeria japonica chromosome 2, Sugi_1.0, whole genome shotgun sequence genome, one window contains:
- the LOC131052334 gene encoding 25.3 kDa vesicle transport protein SEC22-1, with product MVKLTMIARVTDGLPLAEGLDDGREQRDLELYKQQAKSLFKKLSQGQHEASRMSIESGPYVFHYIIEARVCYLTMCDRSYPKKLAFQYLEDLKNEFEKVNHSQIETVARPYAFIKFDTFIQKTRKLYLDTQTQRNLAKLNDDLYEVQQIMTRNVQEVLGVGEKLDQVSQMSSRLSSESRVYADKAKDLNRQAFIRQWAPIAIVIGVVVVFLWLKGYIWK from the exons ATGGTTAAGCTGACGATGATAGCAAGGGTTACCGATGGGCTTCCTCTAGCGGAAGGGTTGGATGACGGCCGCGAGCAGAGAGATCTGGAGTTGTACAAGCAACAAGCCAAATCTTTGTTCAAGAAATTGTCTCAGGGCCAGCACGAGGCCTCTAGAATGTCAATTGAATCGGGCCCCTATGTATTTCA CTACATCATTGAAGCTCGAGTTTGTTACTTAACCATGTGTGACCGATCATATCCGAAAAAGCTTGCATTTCAATATCTGGAGGATcttaaaaatgaatttgaaaaagtTAATCATTCTCAAATTGAAACTGTGGCAAGACCCTATGCGTTCATTAAATTTG ATACATTTATTCAAAAGACAAGGAAGCTGTACTTGGATACTCAGACACAAAGAAACCTTGCCAAGTTGAATGATGACCTGTATGAAGTGCAACAGATTATGACTCGAAATGTTCAAGAGGTTCTGGGAGTTGGTGAAAAATTGGACC AGGTCAGTCAGATGTCTAGTCGGTTGTCATCTGAGTCTCGTGTATATGCTGACAAAGCTAAGGATCTAAACAGACAG GCCTTTATCCGGCAGTGGGCACCTATAGCAATTGTTATTGGAGTTGTTGTTGTGTTCCTATGGCTGAAAGGCTATATCTGGAAATAA